The Carassius carassius chromosome 28, fCarCar2.1, whole genome shotgun sequence region CGAAACACCATGGTGGGTGTAGACTAAAGTCTCAGTTATGTTAAAGCAATGACACCATGTGGTTTAGAAGGGAAATCCGGGAATTGGCTGATCTCAAGGACTAACAGTGTTTAACCATTATATAACAGGAGTGTGTTAGTGTAACAAGTCCAAGTGATTTTCTGAAGGTCATGAGGACAGATGTCATATAAGACATGTAAATCACTTCTTCTCTCCATTTACAGAACACAGCTTTTAAACATTcaacatatatttttgtatatctatctatctatctatctatctatctatctatctatctatctatctatctatctatctatctatctatcattattCTAATGTATAAAGTAAGGTTTCACAGTTGTGCTGTGCTGTGATACTGAGAAAATAATATCTCATTATTCAAAAgtgataaatgtttatatatttcagggacacttgatgtaaataatgcatctttgctgcATGTTATTCTGTTGTTCAGTGAAGGGAAGGTTTCCAAATGTTGTGCAATCTTCACACTACATTAAAATGTTGAATACAATAACACACGTTGGTGTGGATGTAATTTAATTTCTAGAGTTCAAAGGAGAACAGAAGTGGGGATTTATAGTCTCGTTCTCTACTGCCAATAATGTTCTGGGGCAGTTTCATAATATTGTCATAAAGGCATGCACGCAAATAACATCCTAGCTATTATATCTTTAGAAAATCCAATAAATTCCTGCAACATGTCGTGGAAAGATTGAAATTTTATGAGGGTTTGTAATTTATAGGTAAGTAGCTGCAAAGactagaggaaaaaaaacatcttattctCCTCTCTGGGGAGAAGAAAAACAGTGTTGCTTTCTTCATCGTTGAAATTGCACAGTAAACATATGAGCTTTTTTGTAACCCCACTCTTGAGTTTCACAGGGTGTAAATCTTTCTTCTCTTTGTTTGTTCCTCAGATCTGCAGTTGTGATGATACATTCCAGGAACTTCTGAAGAGTTTCGGACATAAAGGACGTCGCTTCTAGCAGCCACCGGGAAATTTAGAAGTGAAATAAAGGAGACAAACCAACCCAAACGTATGAAAGAGTTAATATCAGACTGAGGACTAGGTTCCTCTCCATTTCTGCAAAAAACATCATCACACGTTTGACACAAAATACTGGGAAACAGAATGCCAGCCAAGACACCCATGTACTTAAAGACATCCACACCAAAGCGAGGCAAGAAGCAGAAAATACGGGACGTTCTTTCAGGAGACATGATAAGCCCGCCGCTTGGTGATGTGCGTCACAGTGCCCATGTCGGGCCTGAGGGAGAAGGGGACATGTTTGGTGATGTGGGATTCTTGCAAGGCAAACTCAATATGCTTCCAACCCTCAATCAAACGCCTAGCTCTCGTTCTCACAGTATTGACAAAAGAATGGATGAGATCTGCGATGTGAATAGCAAGAGCCACACTTACCATCGCAGTCATAATTCACAACACAATTCTCTCCTCAAAACCACCATCTCCATGCCAGTGTTCATCGCTCCTGTGCAGCCTCCTCCTAAACCCCCACGACTGCATTTAGACGAGCAGCCGTCCCCTGTCCATAAGC contains the following coding sequences:
- the zgc:154093 gene encoding cdc42 effector protein 2 translates to MPAKTPMYLKTSTPKRGKKQKIRDVLSGDMISPPLGDVRHSAHVGPEGEGDMFGDVGFLQGKLNMLPTLNQTPSSRSHSIDKRMDEICDVNSKSHTYHRSHNSQHNSLLKTTISMPVFIAPVQPPPKPPRLHLDEQPSPVHKQQNHHHSPMQQRSMSVCEEGIGKRRDPCRDLSLSASIAVLPHMVPSTGSLSEASSDDSMSEGCGPLEPKRGLSLDSDAGLSNEDLRSEHCESPAISPSISRSESLMGLDLDLGPSILEDVLRIMDRYKSGPCYWSF